Proteins encoded by one window of Scatophagus argus isolate fScaArg1 chromosome 8, fScaArg1.pri, whole genome shotgun sequence:
- the LOC124063306 gene encoding glucose-induced degradation protein 8-B homolog yields the protein MSYAEKPEDITREEWMDKLNNVHIQRADMNRLIMNYLVTEGFKEAAEKFRMESGIEPSVDLDSLDERIKIREMILKGQIQDAIALINSLHPELLDTNRYLYFHLQQQHLIELIRLRETEAALEFAQSQLAEQGEESRECLTEMERTLALLAFDNPEESPFGDLLNMMQRQKVWSEVNQCVLDYENRESTPKLAKLLKLLLWAQNELDQKKVKYPKMTDLSKGTIEDPK from the exons ATGAGTTATGCAGAGAAGCCGGAGGATATAACAAGGGAAGAGTGGATGGATAAACTCAATAATGTCCACATTCAGAGAGCTGATATGAACCGGCTCATTATGAACTACCTGGTCACAG AGGGCTTCAAGGAGGCTGCTGAGAAATTCAGGATGGAGTCTGGAATAGAGCCTAGTGTGGACTTGGATTCCCTAGATGAAAGAATTAAAATTCGAGAGATGATCTTGAAGGGACAGATCCAAGATGCTATTGCCCTGATCAACAGTCTGCACCCAGAACTGCTGGATACCAACCGTTACCTCTACTTCCACCTACAG cagcagcatttgaTTGAGCTGATTCGCTTGAGGGAGACCGAAGCTGCCCTTGAATTTGCCCAGTCTCAGCTAGCAGAGCAGGGCGAGGAGAGCCGTGAATGtctgacagagatggagaggacGCTGGCCTTGCTGGCATTCGACAATCCTGAGGAATCACCTTTTGGAGATCTGCTCAATATgatgcagagacaaaaa GTGTGGAGTGAAGTGAATCAGTGTGTGCTAGACTATGAAAACAGAGAGTCAACACCCAAGCTGGCCAAGCTCCTGAAACTACTGCTGTGGGCTCAAAATGAACTTGATCAAAAGAAAGTGAAGTATCCCAAAATGACAGATCTCAGCAAGGGGACCATTGAAGATCCAAAATAA